A window of the Bacteroides thetaiotaomicron VPI-5482 genome harbors these coding sequences:
- a CDS encoding efflux RND transporter permease subunit — MKLVKYFLQKKSVTILLLILVLGGGLFSYIKMGKLEDAPFTIKQALVMTPYPGASPSEVQSQVTDVLEESIQSLGELYYLKTENRAGLSKITVYVKKEIRADEMQQLWDKLRRKVNDVQSKLPAGAGPSVVNDDFGDVLGVFYGLTGEGYSYRELENQAKLIKNVLLRVKDVAKVEIYGVQSPTIDVILNPSVMARSGITTTDISRAFDAQNRVVDAGGIDACVNRIRIESTGNFYSLDDIRNMTIVSRTGEHFRLADIAEIEESYQTPPSNKMRIDGKPAVGIAISTIPTGNVVDMAEAVKQEIDHFAETMPEGFELQTIYDQGYESAVANQGFILNLIISVVTVVAILLFFIGFKNGILIGSGLVFSIFATLIVMLSQGIALQRMSLAAIIIAMGMLVDNAIVVSDSALVNMQRGMRKRVAILRACSSTSLPLLAATVIAILTFLPIYYSPHITGELLSSLVVVIGVSLMFSWVFALTQTPFFIQEFVRRPRPNELKAALFAGKYYDKFRSALRWVIRHRYATIGCMVIMLVLSAWSFKFIPKVFVPALDKQYFTLDMWLPEGTRIEETDKMVMDMAEYIRGQEETEMVSTYIGRTPPRYYLSNVSFGPQSNYAQILMKCKTSKLSRQLHARLQDSVSLRFPEPLIKVNKFELSPLTEAVIEARFLGPDPAVLDSLVGQAIEIMRQNPKVSDARNEWGNMSMVIRPVYDPVKAGALGITKASMMESVKSINDGLPVGVYRDNEKKVPVLLKSGNVDITDAHSLGDFSIWNGERSAPLSQVTERIETTWEFPQVRTYNRQLSMAAMCGVKPGHTMAEVHGEIRKEIENIQLPEGYTFFWDAQYKDQGEAMQAIAKYFPLAFLALVVILVGLFGNFREPVIILCVLPLSLIGIAVGMLLTGFDFGFFPIAGWLGLLGMIIKNVIVLIDEINVQHRSGIDLYTSIVEATVSRTRPVLMAATTTIFGMVPLLFDVAFGGMAATIIFGLTFATGLTLFVTPALYSMFYKVKGK; from the coding sequence ATGAAGTTGGTAAAATATTTCTTGCAGAAGAAGTCGGTGACTATTCTGCTGTTGATATTAGTGCTGGGAGGAGGATTGTTTTCTTATATCAAGATGGGGAAACTGGAAGATGCTCCGTTTACTATCAAACAGGCATTGGTGATGACTCCATATCCGGGTGCTTCCCCTTCCGAAGTACAATCTCAGGTGACGGATGTATTGGAGGAATCGATACAGTCATTAGGCGAATTATATTATCTGAAAACTGAAAATCGGGCAGGCTTATCCAAGATCACGGTGTATGTAAAGAAAGAAATCCGGGCGGATGAGATGCAGCAGTTGTGGGATAAACTTCGTCGGAAGGTCAATGATGTACAGTCGAAACTTCCTGCAGGAGCCGGTCCTTCAGTGGTGAATGATGATTTCGGTGATGTGCTGGGTGTCTTCTATGGTCTGACAGGTGAAGGATATTCATATCGGGAACTGGAAAATCAGGCGAAGCTTATCAAGAATGTACTGCTCAGGGTGAAGGATGTGGCAAAAGTGGAGATTTATGGTGTACAGTCCCCAACGATTGACGTCATTCTTAATCCTTCCGTTATGGCACGGAGTGGAATTACGACTACGGATATTTCACGTGCCTTCGATGCACAGAACAGGGTAGTGGATGCCGGAGGAATTGATGCCTGCGTGAACAGGATACGAATTGAATCTACCGGTAATTTTTATTCTCTGGATGACATCCGGAATATGACTATTGTATCACGTACAGGAGAGCATTTCCGGCTGGCTGATATTGCAGAGATTGAGGAGAGTTATCAGACGCCTCCAAGTAATAAAATGCGGATTGACGGGAAACCTGCGGTAGGTATTGCTATTTCTACGATACCCACAGGAAATGTTGTCGATATGGCAGAGGCAGTAAAACAGGAGATTGACCATTTTGCAGAGACCATGCCCGAAGGTTTTGAGTTGCAGACGATTTATGATCAGGGTTATGAATCGGCAGTGGCCAATCAAGGATTTATTCTGAACCTGATCATATCTGTGGTAACGGTAGTGGCTATTCTGTTGTTTTTTATTGGATTTAAGAATGGTATTCTGATTGGCAGCGGATTGGTGTTTTCCATCTTTGCGACCTTGATTGTGATGCTTTCACAAGGAATTGCCTTGCAACGTATGTCACTTGCTGCCATTATCATTGCTATGGGAATGTTGGTAGATAATGCCATTGTGGTCTCCGATTCGGCATTGGTCAATATGCAGCGGGGAATGCGGAAACGGGTAGCCATATTGCGGGCCTGTTCTTCAACTTCGTTGCCCTTATTGGCGGCGACAGTCATTGCGATTCTAACTTTTTTACCTATATATTATTCGCCGCATATTACCGGCGAGTTACTGTCATCCTTAGTTGTAGTTATCGGCGTTTCGCTGATGTTCAGTTGGGTCTTTGCGCTGACGCAGACTCCTTTCTTTATTCAGGAGTTTGTCCGTCGGCCAAGACCCAACGAACTTAAGGCGGCTCTTTTTGCAGGCAAGTATTACGATAAATTTCGTTCTGCATTGAGGTGGGTGATTCGTCACCGATATGCAACGATTGGGTGTATGGTCATTATGCTGGTATTGTCGGCATGGAGTTTCAAGTTCATTCCTAAGGTCTTTGTTCCCGCATTGGATAAGCAGTATTTTACATTGGATATGTGGTTGCCCGAAGGGACACGGATTGAAGAAACAGATAAGATGGTGATGGATATGGCGGAGTATATCCGCGGACAGGAAGAAACGGAAATGGTATCTACTTATATAGGACGGACTCCGCCGCGTTATTACTTGTCAAACGTTTCCTTTGGACCTCAATCCAACTATGCACAAATTTTGATGAAATGCAAAACTTCGAAACTTTCCCGTCAGCTGCATGCCCGTTTGCAGGATTCTGTTTCGTTGAGGTTTCCCGAACCGTTGATTAAAGTAAATAAATTCGAGTTGAGCCCGTTGACGGAAGCGGTGATCGAGGCTCGTTTCCTCGGACCGGACCCTGCTGTACTTGATTCTTTGGTAGGGCAGGCCATTGAGATTATGCGACAAAATCCTAAAGTTTCGGATGCCCGGAACGAATGGGGGAATATGTCGATGGTTATCCGTCCGGTATATGATCCGGTGAAGGCCGGAGCATTAGGGATTACAAAAGCTTCGATGATGGAATCGGTGAAATCGATTAATGATGGTTTGCCTGTCGGTGTCTATCGGGATAATGAGAAAAAAGTTCCCGTTCTTTTGAAATCGGGTAATGTGGATATAACGGACGCCCATTCTTTGGGAGACTTTTCGATATGGAATGGAGAAAGGTCGGCTCCGCTTTCACAGGTAACGGAACGGATAGAGACAACCTGGGAGTTTCCACAGGTGAGAACTTATAACCGTCAGTTGTCAATGGCTGCAATGTGTGGCGTGAAACCGGGGCATACGATGGCGGAAGTACATGGAGAAATCCGGAAAGAAATAGAGAACATCCAGCTTCCCGAAGGATATACTTTCTTTTGGGATGCCCAGTATAAAGATCAGGGTGAGGCGATGCAGGCCATTGCTAAATATTTCCCGTTGGCATTCCTTGCATTAGTGGTTATCCTGGTAGGGCTGTTCGGTAATTTCCGTGAACCGGTCATCATTCTTTGTGTCCTGCCTTTGTCTTTGATAGGTATTGCGGTGGGGATGCTCTTGACCGGCTTTGACTTCGGTTTCTTTCCGATAGCCGGTTGGCTGGGGTTGCTTGGAATGATCATCAAGAATGTGATTGTACTGATTGATGAAATCAATGTGCAGCATCGTAGTGGAATTGATCTGTATACCTCTATTGTTGAGGCTACGGTTTCCCGAACCCGTCCGGTATTGATGGCGGCAACCACTACCATCTTCGGTATGGTCCCGCTATTGTTTGATGTCGCTTTCGGCGGAATGGCTGCGACTATTATTTTCGGACTGACGTTTGCCACGGGATTGACCTTGTTTGTCACGCCTGCATTATATTCAATGTTTTATAAAGTAAAAGGAAAATAA
- a CDS encoding sensor histidine kinase, which yields MKRANCMNVKLNTLLYIALFSGLGIFSFLLLINYATFSDRVADMLHSVSTLGFFILAFNVLGYTTIRLSSWIDNQYALNLHRRWKLVSVYIIVMGMFLLLNYGLMVTAKLLAGASYPFTFPNGGWRILITVWLVELVILGLLLANRSMRNTLRLQQKAAALQKENNTARYTALQNQLNPHFLFNSLNTLISEIRYNPANAELFTQHLSDVYRYILQCQNQRLTTLREEMDFLNSYIFLHRVRLGDCIHIDNRIPKTCMEAQLPPLTIQLLAENVIKHNVIHTGKPMTIELLYMEKERELIVRNRIQTKKTVVTSGMGLKNLSARYMLLCNRDIVVENDRKEFTVKIPLLYE from the coding sequence ATGAAAAGAGCCAACTGTATGAATGTAAAGTTGAACACCTTATTGTATATAGCGCTGTTTTCAGGATTGGGTATATTCTCTTTCCTGTTACTGATAAATTATGCAACCTTCTCTGATCGGGTTGCCGATATGCTACATTCAGTCAGTACACTGGGGTTCTTCATACTGGCTTTTAATGTGCTGGGATATACTACCATCAGGCTGAGTTCATGGATTGATAATCAGTATGCGTTGAATCTGCATCGGCGTTGGAAGCTGGTTTCAGTCTATATTATCGTAATGGGGATGTTTCTTTTGCTGAACTACGGTTTAATGGTAACTGCCAAGTTGTTGGCAGGAGCTTCTTATCCGTTTACGTTTCCCAACGGAGGCTGGCGGATTCTTATAACTGTATGGCTGGTAGAGCTCGTCATCCTTGGATTGTTGCTGGCCAATCGTTCCATGCGTAATACGTTAAGATTACAACAGAAAGCGGCTGCCTTGCAAAAAGAGAATAATACGGCACGCTATACAGCTCTACAGAATCAGTTGAATCCTCATTTCTTGTTTAACAGTCTGAATACCTTGATTTCTGAGATTCGCTACAATCCGGCTAATGCGGAATTGTTCACCCAGCATCTTTCGGATGTGTATCGCTATATTCTTCAGTGTCAGAATCAAAGGCTGACAACACTGCGAGAGGAAATGGATTTTCTGAACTCTTATATTTTTCTGCATAGGGTTCGTTTGGGCGATTGCATTCATATTGACAACCGTATTCCGAAGACTTGTATGGAGGCTCAGTTGCCTCCGCTTACTATTCAATTGTTAGCGGAGAATGTAATCAAACATAATGTCATTCATACGGGAAAACCGATGACTATCGAACTTCTTTATATGGAAAAGGAACGGGAACTGATCGTCAGAAACCGGATACAAACTAAAAAAACAGTGGTAACTTCCGGAATGGGACTTAAGAACCTTTCTGCCCGATATATGTTGTTGTGCAACCGTGACATTGTGGTAGAAAATGACCGGAAAGAGTTTACCGTAAAAATACCTTTGCTCTATGAATAA
- a CDS encoding LytR/AlgR family response regulator transcription factor → MNKIKAAIIEDEIPAARLLRDTLLSLRPDWEVQLLPGNIEEAVEWFGQHPHPDILFLDIQLTDGNSFLFIEQAHPESMIVFTTAYDEYAVRAFSVNSIDYLLKPIHEDRLMQTIQRFEGLTKNYIHDFNQESRMLEILQQLSAAHETSVSVQKKYRTRFLISSGEKLFTLQVSDIAYFYSENKLTFAVTHKNREYLIDLALDRLSEQLDPDHFFRTNRQTLVCIDAIQRIESYFLGKAIVHVQPPFKDKIMISKDKMASFRMWLNY, encoded by the coding sequence ATGAATAAGATAAAAGCAGCCATCATAGAAGATGAAATTCCGGCAGCCCGTCTGCTGAGGGATACGTTATTGTCTCTTCGTCCCGATTGGGAGGTACAGTTATTGCCCGGTAATATTGAAGAGGCAGTAGAGTGGTTCGGGCAGCATCCTCATCCGGATATCCTGTTTCTGGATATTCAGCTAACGGATGGCAATTCTTTTCTTTTTATAGAACAGGCGCATCCGGAGAGTATGATTGTATTTACTACTGCTTATGACGAATATGCTGTGCGTGCTTTCTCAGTGAATAGCATTGACTATCTTTTGAAGCCGATTCATGAAGACCGCCTGATGCAGACCATTCAACGTTTTGAAGGATTGACAAAGAACTACATCCATGATTTCAATCAGGAAAGCCGGATGCTGGAAATATTGCAGCAACTTTCTGCTGCGCATGAGACCTCTGTCTCTGTGCAGAAAAAGTATCGTACTCGTTTCCTTATTTCTAGTGGCGAGAAACTATTCACCTTACAGGTGAGTGATATCGCTTACTTTTATTCGGAAAATAAGCTCACCTTTGCCGTAACCCATAAGAATCGTGAGTATCTCATTGATCTGGCACTAGACCGATTGAGTGAACAACTCGATCCGGATCACTTTTTCCGGACGAATCGTCAGACATTAGTCTGTATTGATGCCATTCAGCGTATTGAATCCTATTTCTTAGGAAAGGCAATCGTTCATGTACAACCACCTTTCAAAGATAAGATAATGATAAGTAAAGACAAGATGGCTTCATTCAGAATGTGGCTGAATTATTAG
- a CDS encoding TolC family protein has protein sequence MKIRIYSLLLCGFALGSLSALAQQSPLLEKYRTMALDYNHDLKAAEKNIAASMEVEKSARADLKPKLSGTANFQYTENPLELTLDVPSLGLSRTVEGKQLNYGGSLSILQPVYTGGRVLESIRMAQHQQSFAANQAKALNDAVCYQTDIQYWSAVARQEIVTVAEDFRNSIAALVKTIKERVEVGLVDPQDLLMAEVKLNEAEYQLLQAQSNFETGRMALNSMIGVRLEHHTELDSQIPVVVVDDSTWLSTGMARPEIQMAYDRIRMAESTKKLNDSQFKPQFYVGIDGSYSSPGYNFKKDLDPNYAVYAKVSVPIFEWGKRKSEKRASSFRVGMAEDNLNKVMDQVELEIGVARKALSQAMERVRLSENSLAKAEENEAKAIERYNEGKVSVVEVIDAQTYRQTSQVNYVQAKAAAQGHYSELIKALHGYDCR, from the coding sequence ATGAAAATAAGGATATATAGCTTGTTGTTATGTGGTTTTGCTTTAGGGTCTTTGTCTGCTTTAGCCCAGCAAAGTCCTCTTCTTGAAAAGTACCGGACTATGGCATTGGATTACAATCACGACTTGAAAGCGGCTGAGAAGAATATAGCTGCCAGTATGGAAGTGGAAAAATCGGCACGGGCAGATTTGAAACCGAAACTTTCCGGAACAGCCAACTTTCAGTATACGGAGAATCCGTTGGAATTGACTCTGGATGTCCCTTCTTTAGGATTATCAAGAACAGTGGAAGGGAAACAACTGAACTATGGTGGTTCTCTTTCCATTCTGCAACCGGTCTATACAGGCGGACGAGTACTGGAATCCATCCGTATGGCACAACATCAGCAATCATTTGCTGCCAATCAGGCAAAGGCATTGAATGATGCTGTTTGCTATCAAACGGATATTCAATACTGGAGTGCCGTAGCCCGGCAGGAGATTGTGACTGTTGCCGAAGATTTTCGTAACTCAATAGCCGCTTTGGTTAAAACAATTAAAGAAAGGGTAGAGGTGGGGCTGGTTGATCCGCAGGATTTACTGATGGCGGAAGTAAAACTGAACGAAGCGGAGTACCAGTTGCTCCAGGCACAAAGTAATTTTGAAACAGGGCGGATGGCATTGAATTCTATGATTGGTGTCCGGCTGGAACATCATACGGAACTGGATTCACAGATACCGGTGGTGGTTGTCGATGATTCTACATGGTTGTCTACCGGTATGGCACGTCCTGAAATTCAGATGGCTTATGACCGGATTCGTATGGCCGAGAGTACGAAAAAGTTGAATGATTCGCAGTTCAAACCTCAGTTTTATGTGGGAATAGACGGGAGTTACTCTTCTCCCGGATATAATTTCAAGAAAGATCTGGATCCCAATTATGCTGTTTATGCAAAAGTCTCAGTACCTATTTTTGAGTGGGGGAAGCGTAAAAGTGAGAAGCGTGCTTCCTCCTTTCGGGTAGGTATGGCAGAGGATAATCTGAATAAAGTGATGGATCAGGTTGAACTGGAAATAGGAGTGGCACGTAAAGCGCTGTCACAAGCAATGGAACGGGTTCGTTTGAGCGAAAATTCACTGGCGAAGGCAGAAGAGAATGAAGCGAAAGCAATAGAACGTTATAATGAAGGAAAAGTGTCAGTGGTGGAAGTGATTGACGCGCAAACCTATCGGCAGACATCGCAGGTGAATTATGTACAAGCCAAAGCTGCGGCACAAGGACACTATTCGGAGTTAATAAAAGCGCTCCACGGATATGATTGTCGATAA
- a CDS encoding ATP-binding protein codes for MNMKKYVLAFFLCFISITPILAQRDHIDISNYILCINSYAESSPWSNRMISTVSEYVQKNPKLALYAEHMNTLMIDNDTILGEFKNMISQKYEHHRPRLLILLGNPSLLLRDEYRELWGDIPIVLCSEEKFIGPKDTYIYKQPVTQAERVPISQLADPYNLVLLYSNLYLRENIQLISHIIPDMKKFIFIGDEREVNQTNNQEIQTKLKTINPNIEYQYITPQKMTTNQLLDSLYHVDPNTTGILFASWFYKTTFAGNTSLVTNAHKLIVTTTAPIFTLNMADITEENGGMIGGYTYDQKHYNQQLIHTISEILTGKPAREIPFYMPSDGAPIINYTILLRKGFSPSMCPPNTHFLNKPLGFWKQNKYFIMGTLSFMILLAIVFFYRIHSLNSIKKAQQKEIDAMTNYKNLVNNMPILYMQEEVLADKNGIPVELIYRNVNAHFEKNFFRKEEVVGKKASEIFPESMPDFLHFTQIALSENKVITFPYYFKKIDTFYDIVLKANRQNNMIDVFCLNSTELHKAQQKLSTINNKLAMSLDVANIVPWKWDLRSKTILCDINKPIELSTQGKDVAEEQLAVPDYHYFSKIFKEDRKRVEQAYQNLIDGHSEKVKEEYRVVSTQKGFHRIEWVEAQAAVETRDENGKPLTLVGSSLVITERKKMEMELINAKNRAEESNRLKSAFLANMSHEIRTPLNAIVGFSGILASTEEEEEKQEYVSIIENNNTLLLQLISDILDLSKIEAGTLDLHYSNVEINDLMKDLENMCQLKLKSDAVKLEFVAPEEPCFAHIEKNRLSQLIINLVTNAIKFTIQGSIRFGYKRQNNELYFYVADTGCGIPQDKQKSIFGRFVKLNSFAQGTGLGLSICQTLVEHMGGKIGVESEEGNGSTFWFTLPYKQAETVKKSLPKDIQPIAIEKDKLVILIAEDNESNYKLFESILKYDYHLLHAWDGQEAVNMFKEHNPQIILMDINMPVLDGYEATKEIRKYSAKVPIIAITAFAYASDEQRVMESGFDGYMPKPINARQLKAQLTDIMQKRIVLL; via the coding sequence ATGAATATGAAAAAATATGTGCTAGCATTTTTTCTATGTTTCATATCTATTACTCCTATTTTAGCACAAAGAGACCACATAGATATTTCAAACTATATTTTATGCATCAATTCCTATGCAGAATCTTCTCCTTGGAGTAACAGGATGATTTCAACCGTATCGGAGTACGTTCAAAAGAACCCAAAACTGGCATTATATGCGGAACATATGAATACTTTAATGATCGATAACGATACGATTTTAGGAGAATTCAAGAATATGATCTCTCAGAAATACGAGCATCATCGCCCACGGCTGCTAATATTATTGGGAAACCCTTCTCTATTACTACGTGATGAATATAGAGAGCTTTGGGGAGACATTCCTATTGTACTCTGTTCGGAAGAAAAGTTTATAGGTCCTAAAGACACCTACATCTACAAACAGCCAGTTACACAAGCGGAGCGTGTTCCGATCTCCCAACTTGCCGATCCCTACAATCTGGTACTTTTATATTCAAACCTTTATTTACGGGAAAATATCCAACTGATTTCTCACATAATCCCTGATATGAAGAAATTCATATTTATCGGTGACGAGCGAGAAGTCAATCAGACCAATAATCAGGAAATACAGACAAAGTTAAAAACCATAAATCCTAATATTGAATACCAGTACATCACGCCACAAAAAATGACAACGAACCAATTATTGGATTCATTGTATCATGTTGATCCGAATACAACCGGAATTTTATTTGCTTCCTGGTTCTACAAAACGACATTTGCAGGTAATACTTCATTGGTTACCAATGCTCACAAACTTATCGTAACAACTACAGCTCCAATTTTCACCCTTAATATGGCTGATATAACAGAAGAAAACGGTGGCATGATAGGTGGTTATACTTATGACCAAAAACACTATAACCAGCAATTAATTCATACCATTTCAGAAATACTTACAGGAAAGCCGGCTAGAGAAATTCCCTTTTATATGCCATCAGATGGCGCACCTATTATCAACTATACGATATTACTCCGTAAAGGATTCTCTCCTTCCATGTGTCCTCCAAACACACATTTTCTGAATAAACCGCTTGGATTCTGGAAACAGAACAAATATTTCATTATGGGTACCTTGTCTTTTATGATATTACTGGCAATCGTATTCTTTTATCGTATCCATAGCCTGAATAGCATCAAAAAAGCACAGCAAAAAGAAATTGACGCAATGACAAATTATAAGAATCTGGTTAATAACATGCCCATTCTCTATATGCAGGAAGAAGTGCTTGCTGATAAAAATGGCATTCCCGTAGAACTGATTTACCGCAATGTGAATGCGCATTTTGAGAAAAACTTTTTCCGCAAAGAAGAAGTTGTCGGGAAAAAAGCGAGTGAAATATTTCCAGAATCAATGCCGGACTTCCTGCACTTCACTCAAATAGCCTTATCAGAAAATAAAGTAATAACATTCCCCTACTATTTCAAAAAAATAGATACCTTCTACGATATAGTACTTAAAGCAAACCGGCAAAATAATATGATTGATGTATTTTGCCTGAACAGCACAGAGCTCCATAAGGCACAACAAAAGCTAAGTACTATCAACAACAAACTCGCCATGTCACTTGACGTAGCTAATATCGTGCCATGGAAATGGGATTTGCGAAGTAAAACAATTTTATGCGACATCAACAAACCGATAGAACTTAGCACACAAGGAAAAGACGTTGCCGAAGAACAACTGGCAGTACCCGACTATCACTATTTTTCCAAGATATTTAAGGAAGACCGGAAACGGGTAGAACAGGCTTATCAGAACTTAATAGACGGTCATTCGGAAAAAGTAAAAGAAGAATATCGCGTAGTCAGCACACAAAAAGGATTTCATAGGATAGAATGGGTGGAAGCCCAAGCAGCCGTTGAAACGCGGGATGAGAATGGCAAACCATTGACTCTTGTTGGCTCCTCACTCGTTATCACTGAACGAAAAAAAATGGAGATGGAACTGATTAATGCCAAAAACCGTGCCGAAGAGTCCAATCGGCTGAAGTCTGCTTTCCTTGCCAACATGAGTCATGAAATTCGTACTCCTCTAAATGCTATCGTCGGTTTCTCCGGTATATTGGCATCCACCGAAGAAGAAGAGGAAAAACAAGAATATGTCAGTATCATTGAAAACAATAATACGTTATTATTGCAGCTCATCAGTGATATCCTTGATTTATCAAAAATAGAAGCAGGAACATTGGACCTGCACTATTCCAATGTTGAAATCAATGATTTAATGAAAGACCTGGAAAACATGTGTCAACTGAAACTTAAGTCGGATGCTGTCAAACTGGAATTCGTAGCTCCTGAAGAACCATGTTTCGCACATATAGAAAAGAACAGGTTATCTCAGTTAATTATTAACCTGGTGACGAATGCCATAAAATTCACCATTCAAGGTAGTATCCGATTTGGATACAAACGTCAGAACAATGAATTATATTTCTATGTGGCTGATACAGGTTGCGGCATTCCTCAAGATAAGCAAAAAAGTATTTTTGGACGTTTCGTCAAATTAAATTCATTTGCACAAGGTACGGGTTTAGGACTCTCAATCTGCCAGACACTTGTCGAACACATGGGAGGTAAAATCGGGGTAGAATCAGAAGAAGGAAACGGCTCTACATTCTGGTTCACTTTGCCTTACAAGCAAGCAGAGACTGTTAAGAAGAGCCTTCCAAAGGACATACAACCTATTGCCATAGAAAAGGATAAGCTGGTAATTTTGATTGCTGAAGATAATGAAAGCAATTATAAGTTGTTCGAATCTATTCTAAAATATGATTATCATCTGCTTCATGCCTGGGATGGTCAGGAAGCTGTAAACATGTTCAAGGAGCATAATCCACAAATTATATTAATGGATATCAATATGCCTGTCCTGGATGGATATGAAGCAACCAAAGAAATCCGCAAGTACTCTGCCAAAGTACCGATTATCGCCATTACGGCTTTTGCATATGCTTCAGACGAGCAACGGGTGATGGAAAGTGGTTTTGACGGGTATATGCCGAAACCTATCAATGCCCGTCAGTTGAAGGCGCAACTGACAGATATCATGCAAAAACGTATTGTATTGCTATAG